One Nonomuraea angiospora DNA segment encodes these proteins:
- a CDS encoding tripartite tricarboxylate transporter TctB family protein: MSRAEQTPDRAQYGVCAVLALTGALVIADALRITHLTSSNDPIGPRPVPMLLGACLLAVAVAYGIDVARGGRGEPEAGEDVDLTTRVDWRTVLLLIGAFLLNAALVDWLGWVISGTILFWGSAFALGNRHHVRGLLIAVTLALITFYAFAIGLGVNLPAGVLQGIL; the protein is encoded by the coding sequence ATGAGCCGCGCCGAGCAGACCCCGGACCGCGCCCAGTACGGCGTGTGCGCGGTCCTGGCCCTGACCGGCGCGCTGGTCATCGCCGACGCGCTCCGGATCACGCACCTGACCAGCAGCAACGACCCCATCGGCCCCCGCCCGGTGCCCATGCTCCTCGGCGCCTGCCTGCTCGCGGTCGCCGTCGCGTACGGCATCGACGTCGCCCGCGGCGGCCGCGGCGAGCCGGAGGCGGGCGAGGACGTCGACCTGACCACCCGCGTCGACTGGCGCACGGTGCTGCTGCTGATCGGCGCCTTCCTGCTGAACGCCGCCCTCGTCGACTGGCTGGGCTGGGTCATCAGCGGCACGATCCTGTTCTGGGGATCGGCCTTCGCCCTGGGCAACCGGCACCACGTGCGGGGCCTGCTGATCGCCGTCACGCTCGCGCTGATCACCTTCTACGCGTTCGCGATCGGCCTGGGCGTCAACCTCCCGGCCGGCGTGCTGCAAGGCATTCTGTGA
- a CDS encoding sensor histidine kinase, with protein sequence MRRRRPTLAGEMLILQLAIVLMVLFAVGAISLAQSAATFDRVEGRRVTALAEQLAWNPLVRAQIGRPAPGEVLAPLVHSTLTQSGVTSVTVADASGKIISSTDTTVVGAALPLGDPGVARARGWSGHLVVDGAPEVAAQVPVLSDAPADHGAHLGTVMIGVAAPTVWERLVGASSYLLTYLGVAVALGGAGSWLLARRIKRQTLGMEPREIAGLTEHREAMLHGIAEGVVALDPQHRLTMVNDMGRTLLDLPDHCVGMSLTALGVQGRLYDVLSGADEAHDEIALHRGRVLVMNRMMIDKDGRRLGSVTTLRDRTELAQLERELGSFRSSTELLRAQAHEFANQLHVISGLIQVREHDEVVRYIRAIREHRESLDLSLSSRVRDTSVAALLMAKSSLAAERRVELRLSGRTALGRLDPLDAADVATVTGNLVDNAIDAACGSGEPAWVEVELRQDTSSVEIVVRDSGPGVAPELAHEVFTRGFTTKAARGGERGIGLALTQLVCRRRGGEVAVTNTDDGAMFTARMSVGRLAMGVSR encoded by the coding sequence GTGAGACGCCGCCGTCCGACTCTGGCCGGAGAGATGCTGATCCTGCAACTGGCCATCGTCCTAATGGTCCTGTTCGCCGTCGGTGCCATCTCGCTGGCTCAGTCCGCGGCGACGTTCGACCGCGTCGAGGGACGGCGGGTGACCGCGCTGGCCGAGCAGCTCGCCTGGAACCCGCTCGTACGCGCCCAGATCGGCCGGCCGGCGCCCGGCGAGGTGCTCGCCCCGCTGGTGCACTCGACGCTGACCCAGTCCGGCGTCACGTCGGTCACCGTGGCCGACGCGAGCGGAAAGATCATCAGCTCGACCGACACCACCGTCGTCGGGGCCGCGCTGCCGCTGGGCGACCCCGGCGTCGCCCGGGCGCGGGGCTGGTCCGGTCACCTGGTGGTCGACGGGGCGCCCGAGGTCGCCGCCCAGGTTCCCGTGCTGAGCGACGCCCCCGCCGACCATGGCGCCCACCTCGGGACGGTGATGATCGGCGTGGCCGCCCCCACGGTGTGGGAACGGCTGGTCGGCGCCTCCTCGTACCTGCTGACCTACCTCGGCGTCGCGGTCGCGCTCGGCGGCGCCGGGTCGTGGCTGCTGGCCAGGCGGATCAAACGCCAGACCCTCGGCATGGAGCCGCGCGAGATCGCCGGCCTGACCGAGCACCGCGAGGCCATGCTGCACGGCATCGCCGAAGGCGTGGTCGCGCTGGACCCGCAGCACCGGCTCACCATGGTCAACGACATGGGCAGGACGCTGCTCGACCTCCCCGACCACTGCGTCGGCATGAGCCTGACCGCGCTCGGCGTCCAGGGCCGCCTGTACGACGTGCTGAGCGGCGCCGACGAGGCCCACGACGAGATCGCCCTGCACCGGGGCCGCGTGCTGGTCATGAACCGCATGATGATCGACAAGGACGGTCGCCGCCTCGGCTCGGTCACCACCCTGCGCGACCGCACCGAGCTCGCCCAGCTCGAACGCGAGCTCGGCTCCTTCCGCAGCTCGACCGAGTTGCTGCGGGCTCAGGCGCACGAGTTCGCCAACCAGCTCCACGTCATCTCCGGGCTGATCCAGGTCAGGGAGCACGACGAGGTCGTCCGCTACATCCGGGCGATCCGCGAGCACCGCGAGTCGCTCGACCTGAGCCTCAGCAGCCGCGTCCGCGACACCTCCGTCGCCGCGCTGCTCATGGCCAAATCCTCCCTCGCCGCCGAACGCCGCGTCGAGCTGCGCCTGTCAGGACGCACCGCCCTGGGCCGGCTCGACCCCCTGGACGCCGCGGACGTGGCCACCGTGACCGGCAACCTCGTCGACAACGCCATCGACGCCGCCTGCGGCAGCGGCGAGCCGGCCTGGGTGGAGGTGGAGCTGCGCCAGGACACCTCCAGCGTCGAGATCGTCGTCCGCGACTCCGGCCCCGGCGTCGCGCCCGAGCTCGCCCATGAGGTCTTCACCCGGGGCTTCACCACGAAAGCCGCCCGAGGCGGCGAACGCGGCATCGGCCTGGCGCTCACCCAGCTCGTCTGCCGCCGCCGCGGCGGCGAGGTCGCGGTGACCAACACCGACGACGGCGCCATGTTCACCGCCCGCATGTCCGTCGGCCGCCTGGCGATGGGGGTATCCCGATGA
- a CDS encoding Bug family tripartite tricarboxylate transporter substrate binding protein, with protein MRNRIGALFGALAALSMLAVSACGATAAKQAGTGASAAGEPVGGLRIMVPNTPGGGYDTTARTAAKVMEDTKIASGVQVFNLPGAGGTVGLQRTINEKGNGKLAMLMGLGVVGASYASKSTATLTQSTPIAKLIEEAGAIVVSKDSPYKTIGDLVAAWKKDPKKVTVGGGSSPGGPDHLLPMRLAKAVGIDPKQVNFVSYDGGGELLPAILGNKIGFGASGYGEFLDQVEAGTVRILAVTSAEPIDVVKDVPTLKASGIDLVFSNWRGIVAPPGISDADKKTWIDAITRMHDSQEWKAELTKRGWTDAFLTGDQFTAYLAEQDKSVAGILSELGLA; from the coding sequence GTGAGAAATCGGATCGGCGCCCTCTTCGGCGCACTGGCGGCGCTGTCGATGCTCGCGGTCAGCGCCTGCGGGGCGACCGCGGCCAAGCAGGCGGGCACGGGCGCGAGCGCGGCCGGCGAGCCCGTCGGCGGGCTGCGCATCATGGTGCCCAACACCCCCGGCGGCGGCTACGACACCACCGCCCGTACCGCCGCCAAGGTCATGGAGGACACGAAGATCGCCTCGGGGGTGCAGGTGTTCAACCTGCCCGGCGCGGGAGGCACGGTCGGCCTGCAGCGCACGATCAACGAAAAGGGCAACGGCAAGCTGGCCATGCTGATGGGCCTGGGCGTCGTCGGCGCCTCCTACGCCTCCAAGTCCACGGCCACGCTCACCCAGAGCACGCCGATCGCCAAGCTCATCGAGGAGGCGGGCGCGATCGTGGTGTCGAAGGACTCGCCGTACAAGACGATCGGCGACCTGGTGGCGGCGTGGAAGAAGGACCCGAAGAAGGTCACCGTCGGCGGCGGCTCCTCCCCGGGCGGCCCCGACCACCTGCTGCCGATGCGGCTGGCCAAGGCCGTCGGCATCGATCCCAAGCAGGTGAACTTCGTCTCCTACGACGGCGGCGGCGAGCTGCTGCCCGCGATCCTCGGCAACAAGATCGGGTTCGGGGCGAGCGGCTACGGCGAGTTCCTCGACCAGGTCGAGGCGGGCACCGTGCGCATCCTCGCGGTGACCAGCGCGGAGCCGATCGACGTGGTCAAGGACGTGCCCACGCTCAAGGCCTCCGGCATCGACCTGGTCTTCAGCAACTGGCGCGGCATCGTGGCGCCCCCCGGCATCAGCGACGCCGACAAGAAGACCTGGATCGACGCCATCACCCGGATGCACGACTCGCAGGAGTGGAAGGCCGAGCTGACCAAGCGCGGCTGGACCGACGCCTTCCTCACCGGCGACCAGTTCACCGCCTACCTCGCCGAACAGGACAAGAGCGTGGCCGGCATCCTGTCCGAGCTCGGGCTGGCATGA